A genomic stretch from Aedes albopictus strain Foshan chromosome 2, AalbF5, whole genome shotgun sequence includes:
- the LOC134288821 gene encoding lipoma-preferred partner homolog, translated as MDNINSQLAHLSLRSANDPQKQQQAQGQNNTGGPLPDSGPNGIIVPGMVMMGKKGPAVPPKPSKKPAPSTVPPQVPKSSHVKQYCEPSYSTLLQGQAGHGGLEEHPYTNTNFGTGGGIGKMGVRKITLDNAVELQQQKEALEHHKRMMNVKPQRGQADGAVYENTATRFYEGDVTYANVPGGNKNGEGLIYSNIVHNNGHKPFTQRQISDELPPPPVQEMQAPLSLNELTLEDNDDEFPPPPSPVSSSYSELRRATDLPPMGRQPQPTYNMVGPGVGGQTYSNISQNNQIYANNMHHQSLYGTYGMGSQGSTTYESIYEPINPRPTSQMSGRSNYSLYTPYVNSRGINSPNDSLITSASNQHHRSHPPKESEVDTLTDLLVQSMDNVSDPDTYGTCVKCGDRVVGENNGCTAMDQIYHIACFTCQQCQINLQGKPFYALDGNPYCEEDYLNTLEKCSVCLKPILERILRATGKPYHPQCFTCIVCGKSLDGIPFTVDATNQIHCIEDFHKKFAPRCCVCNNPIMPEPGQDETIRVVALDRSFHINCYKCEDCGLLLSSEAEGRGCYPLDDHIYCKSCNAKRVQALTSHMTTEL; from the coding sequence ATGGATAACATCAATTCCCAGTTGGCACATCTTTCGCTGAGGTCAGCAAATGACCCTCAGAAACAGCAACAGGCTCAAGGACAGAACAACACGGGCGGCCCCCTTCCAGATAGTGGCCCGAATGGAATAATCGTACCCGGGATGGTCATGATGGGTAAGAAAGGACCAGCAGTTCCACCGAAACCGTCGAAAAAACCGGCTCCGTCCACTGTTCCGCCGCAAGTGCCGAAAAGTTCCCACGTTAAGCAGTATTGCGAACCATCGTACTCCACCTTGCTCCAAGGACAAGCGGGACACGGAGGTCTAGAGGAGCATCCGTACACGAACACAAATTTCGGAACAGGTGGCGGGATTGGAAAGATGGGGGTGAGAAAAATAACTCTTGACAATGCAGTAGAGCTCCAGCAGCAGAAGGAAGCATTGGAGCACCACAAGAGGATGATGAATGTTAAACCACAGAGAGGGCAAGCAGATGGAGCGGTGTACGAAAATACTGCCACACGATTCTACGAGGGGGATGTTACCTACGCCAACGTTCCCGGTGGAAATAAAAATGGCGAGGGGTTGATTTACAGTAACATCGTTCACAATAATGGCCACAAGCCGTTCACTCAAAGACAGATTTCAGATGAGCTTCCTCCTCCACCAGTTCAGGAAATGCAAGCTCCATTGTCGCTCAATGAACTAACATTGGAGGATAATGATGACGAATTCCCTCCACCACCAAGTCCAGTAAGTTCATCGTATAGTGAGCTAAGAAGAGCGACCGATCTTCCACCGATGGGACGTCAACCGCAACCTACGTACAATATGGTTGGCCCAGGTGTCGGTGGTCAAACATACAGTAACATATCTCAAAATAATCAGATTTATGCCAACAACATGCATCATCAATCGCTGTACGGTACTTATGGAATGGGTTCACAAGGATCAACAACTTATGAATCGATCTATGAACCCATCAACCCTCGTCCCACCAGTCAAATGTCCGGTAGATCTAATTATTCTTTGTACACACCCTATGTGAACTCCCGTGGCATTAACAGTCCCAACGACAGCCTAATTACTAGCGCATCAAATCAACATCATCGAAGTCACCCACCGAAGGAATCCGAAGTGGACACACTCACCGATTTGCTCGTACAATCGATGGATAACGTATCTGATCCGGATACATACGGTACGTGTGTCAAATGTGGCGATCGTGTCGTAGGCGAGAACAACGGTTGCACGGCGATGGATCAAATTTACCACATAGCTTGCTTTACTTGCCAACAATGCCAGATTAACCTTCAGGGAAAGCCGTTTTACGCATTGGATGGTAATCCGTACTGTGAGGAAGATTACCTAAACACGTTGGAGAAGTGTTCGGTTTGCTTGAAACCCATTCTGGAGCGTATTCTCCGAGCCACCGGAAAGCCGTATCACCCTCAATGCTTTACTTGCATCGTTTGTGGCAAGTCGTTGGATGGAATTCCGTTTACCGTTGATGCGACCAATCAGATTCACTGCATCGAAGATTTCCACAAAAAGTTTGCCCCCAGATGTTGCGTTTGTAACAATCCGATCATGCCGGAACCAGGTCAGGACGAGACCATTCGCGTGGTGGCACTGGATCGCAGCTTCCACATCAATTGCTACAAATGCGAGGACTGCGGATTGTTGCTCTCGTCCGAAGCGGAAGGACGCGGCTGTTACCCACTGGATGACCACATATACTGCAAGAGCTGTAACGCCAAGAGAGTTCAGGCCTTGACCAGCCACATGACGACCGAGTTGTAA
- the LOC109402721 gene encoding uncharacterized protein LOC109402721, with amino-acid sequence MSYTVTPNMEPYRKGQSFATWVRRLEIHFRVNKVDAGQKKDQMFLLGGDYLFCVAEKLYPTEVALEQVTYDDLVQKLKEKLDKTESVLIQRYNFGMKIQQPGESASDFIFSLKLLAEHCEFGEQKNRLVLDRILVGLTDTNLKHRILTEDSAKLTLAQAEQIITTWEMAATHTKALANKEEVGLVASLNSRYPLTGGRGAVTQRIKELSQGFRRSVKSRLGVRPELRPEEDRQHRIRFPSQRPSYRDSSAGPSHRQYKTDNQRWPVDQRVCDFCGRRGHVRRKCFQLKNDKEETVNHVEEPQPSTSTTSLANRLSRLRTLDQDSDDSDSDHGWKRGNDNRTSNADQIKDGQKASHQPGPSMRVVKAGRSMLTATEPVMPTPDTERDVGQIPERNENEARSNPNRIDGSSDKVLEEAGSVKFRLNR; translated from the exons ATGTCGTACACGGTGACTCCCAACATGGAACCTTATCGAAAGGGTCAATCCTTCGCCACCTGGGTTAGGCGGTTGGAAATACATTTCCGGGTTAACAAGGTGGATGCTGGGCAGAAGAAAGACCAGATGTTCCTCCTTGGTGGTGATTATCTATTTTGTGTAGCTGAAAAGCTTTATCCCACAGAGGTTGCCTTGGAACAAGTGACTTATGATGATTTAGTACAGAAGCTTAAGGAGAAGTTGGACAAAACCGAGTCGGTTTTGATCCAGCGGTACAATTTTGGGATGAAAATTCAACAACCGGGTGAGTCAGCTAGTGACTTTATCTTTTCACTCAAGCTACTGGCAGAACATTGCGAGTTTGGAGAACAGAAAAATCGTCTTGTCCTGGACCGCATCCTTGTTGGTCTTACCGATACTAATTTGAAGCATCGCATCCTTACGGAGGATAGCGCCAAATTGACTTTAGCTCAGGCTGAGCAAATAATCACTACCTGGGAAATGGCTGCCACACACACAAAAGCTCTGGCGAATAAGGAGGAAGTCGGTTTGGTAGCATCGCTCAACAGCAGATACCCATTAACTGGAGGGCGAGGAGCTGTTACCCAGAGGATAAAGGAGTTATCACAAGGTTTTCGTCGTTCAGTGAAGAGCCGGCTTGGTGTTCGACCCGAGTTACGCCCGGAGGAAGATCGTCAACATCGAATTCGTTTTCCATCTCAGCGCCCCAGTTATCGAGATTCGTCTGCTGGTCCGTCCCACCGGCAATACAAAACGGACAACCAGAGGTGGCCAGTTGATCAGCGAGTTTGCGATTTCTGCGGTCGTAGAGGGCACGTGCGAAGGAAATGCTTTCAATTAAAGAACGACAAGGAGGAGACTGTCAACCACGTCGAGGAGCCGCAGCCATCGACCAGTACAACCAGCTTGGCTAACCGTCTGAGCAGATTGAGGACTTTGGATCAGGATTCCGACGACAGTGATTCAG ATCATGGTTGGAAGCGAGGCAACGACAACCGCACATCCAACGCAGAtcaaa ttaaaGATGGACAGAAAGCGTCGCACCAACCGGGACCGTCGATGCGGGTGGTCAAGGCTGGTCGGTCGATGCTGACTGCTACGGAACCCGTGATGCCAACCCCTGATACCGAACGTGATGTCGGGCAAATCCCAGAACGGAACGAGAATGAAGCAAGatcaaatccaaatcgaattgatGGTTCGTCAGATAAAGTGTTAGAAGAAGCCGGAAGCGTAAAATTCCGTCTGAACAG